AGCCTCGCCCGTCCCACCGGGCGAAGGCCTCGGTGCGGTTCGCTGACTTCGACGCGGCCGTCGACGCCACCCGCGAGATCGTCCAGGCCCGGCTCTACCCGGCGAACTGCCGCCTGCTGGACAGCCGCGAGGCCATGATGAACGAGGTCGCGATGGACGGCAGCCACGTCCTCGTGCTGGGCTTCGAGTCCGTGGACCACCCCGTCGACGACGAACTGGACCGGGCCATCGAAATCGCCGAGGCCCGTGGCGGGACCGTCTCCAGTGGTCCGCGCTACGAGGGGCCACACCGGGACGACGCCGAGGCCGGCGGGAGCGATGGTGGTGACGAGGACGACGAGAACGACGACGCCGGGGAGTGGCGTTCGGCCTTCTTCGAGGCGCCCTACAAGTTCAACGCGCTGGTGAGCATGGGCGTGATCGTCGACACGTTCGAGTCCGCGGTCACCTGGGACCAGTTCGATCGGCTCCACGCCGAGATCACCGAGCAGGTCACCGCGACGATGCAAGAGGAGTGCGGCGCGGGCTTTCTCTCCTGCCGGTTCACGCACGTCTACCCCGACGGGCCAGCGCCGTACTACACCCTGCTCGCGCCCGCCGATGTCGGCCGGGAACTCGAACAGTGGCGCGAGATCAAGGCCACCGCTTCGGACGTGATCGAGGAGTACGGCGGCACGATCACCCACCATCACGCCGTCGGGCGCACCCACCGCGAGTGGTACGAGGCGGAGTCCCCCGACGAGTTCCGCGACGCCCTCCGCGCCGCGAAGGAGAGACTGGATCCCGAGGGGATCATGAACCCCGGTGCGTTGCTGGAGTCGGAGTGACAGGTACGTCGGGCGAGGGACTTAGGTGGGGCGGGTCCGAACCGCGGGTCATGGACGGGCGGCTGCCGGGCGTGGCGCGGGACCGTCGCGAGCAGGTGATCTGCCACGTCGACATGGACTGCTTCTACGCCGCCTGCGAACGTCTCCGGGAACCTGCCCTCGAAGGCGAGCCCCTCGTCGTCGGCATGGGCTACGAGTCCGGCGACACTCACGGCGCCGTCGCGACCGCCAGCTACGAGGCCCGCGAGTTCGGCGTCGAGAGCGCGATGGCCATCTCCCAGGCCCTCGAACTGCTGCCCCGGAGAGCGGACGCCGACCCGGACGACGAGGACATCCCCGACCCCGAGGAGTCGGGCTTCTACCGCACGGTCGACCTGGAGTACTACGAGTCGGTCGCCAGCGAGGTGAAAGACGTGCTCCACGACACTGCCGACACGGTCCGGGAAGTCAGCGTCGACGAGGCCTACCTCGACGTCACCGACACCGTGGACTGGGACGAGGCCGAGCAGTTCGGCGACGACCTGAAATCGCGGATCGAATCCGAGGTGGGCGTGGCCGCCAGCGTGGGCGTCGCGCCGGCGATGAGCGCGGCCAAGATCGCGAGCGACCACGACAAACCGGACGGCCTCGTCGTCGTCGAACCCGGCGAGGTCCGATCCTTCCTCGCGCCGCTCCCCGTCGAGGAGGTCCACAACGTCGGCCCCGTGACGGCCCGGGAACTGCGCTCGATGGGCGTCGAGACTGCCGGCGACCTGGCCGAGGCCGACGTGGACCGGCTCGCCGATCGGTTCGGCGAGCGCGGCCGCGAGATCTGGTCCTACGCCCGCGGGGAGGACGAGCGACCCGTAGAACCCGTCGGGAAGCCGAAGAGCCTCTCGCGGGAGTCGGCGTTCACCGACGCGACCGCGGATCCGGAGCGAAAACGCGACCGGGTCCGCGCGCTGGCCGGCGACGTCGCCGAGCGAGCGCGCGGCAAGGACGCCCTCTACCAGACGATCGGTATCAAAGTGGTCACGCCGCCGTTCGACGTGCACACGCGGGCCGAATCGCTCCCCGGGCCCGTTCAGGACGGCGCCCTCGTCGAGGACGTGGCGCTGGATCTGTTAGAGGAGTTCCGGGGCGACGAGGTCAGGAAGGTCGGCGTCCGCGTCTCGAACCTGGACTTCTCGGACTCGGAGCAGACCAGCCTGACGGGGTTCGAGGGCGCCGACACCGGTTCGTCAGCGGACCAGTCGAACCACTCACTCGGCGAGTTCGCCGGCTCCGAGGCGGACGGGGACGACGGTCCGAGCGCCGGACAGACGTCGCTGGGCGAGTTCGAGTAGCGGCGGGGAGCCCCGTCGGTCACCGCTCGATCTGCACGCCGGACACCTCGAACCGCGCCCCGCCGGAAGACGACTTCTGGTCGTCTTCCGAGCCCCCACTCGCTTCGCTCGCGGGGACGCCCGCCTCGCTCTCGGTCACGGCGATCGACCAGTCGTGGGCGTCGGCGATCTCCTGCACGATCGCCAGCCCGAACCCGGTCCCCGACTCGTTGGTCGTGAACCCGGACTCGAACACGTGCTCTCGCACGTCTTCGGGGATGCCCCGACCGTCGTCTTCGACGTAGAACCCGGCCGCGTCGTCGAGGGGGCCGACGCGGATCGTGAGGTCGTCACCGCCGTGCTCGATCGCATTTCGAAAGAGGTTCTCGAGGAGCTGCTGGAGGCGGTCGGAATCGGCCTGCAGGACGAGATCCCCGTCGACGACGAGTTCGGCGTCGCCTGTCTCGACGAGGTCCCAGCACGCCTCCACGAGCGACCGTAACTCGACGCGCTCGGTTTCGTCGATCGGCTGGCCCTGGCGAGCGAGCGTGAGCAAGTCGTCGATGAGCGCCTCCATACGGCCGTGCGCACCGGCGATCGCTGTCAGGTGTTCGTTGTCCCCGGCGGCGCGGGCGAGTTCGAGCCGCGAAGTGGCCACGTTGAGGGGGTTCCGCAGGTCGTGGGAGACCATGTTCGCGAACTGATCCAGGCGCTCGTTCTGGCGTTCCAGTTCCCGGCGGTACTGCTCGCGGTGCGTGACGTCGGTCAGTGTGATCAGCCGGCCGAGTTGCCCCTGATCGACGCCGAACGGGTTCTCGGTGAGGCGGAAGTAGCGCGTGTTCCCGTCACGCTCCATCTCGACGATCTCCGTCCCGTCCGCGAGCGAGTCGTCGACGACGGGCAACACCGCGGCGAGCGGTTCGCCGGTCGTCTCCGGCAGCCGTAGCACGGGGAACAACTGGGCCGCGCTTTCGTTGTAGTCGCGGATCCGGTCGTCCTCGTTGAGGAGGACAACTGGCTCGTCGTGTCCCGCCGCGAGCTGGATGAGTCGGAAGTGATCGAGGTAGACGTACGAAAACCCGACGGCGAAGATGGCCACACCGAGCGGCTCGTAGGTGATGTCGACCAGATACGTGCTCTCGTACCCGAGCACGTCGAGGACGATCGGCAGGCCCGTGACCCCGAGCAGGGCGACGAACGGCTTCGTGTCGTAACTGATCTGCATGAACAGCTCGAGGAGCATGAAGTAGCCCACGAGCGCCAGCGCGTAGGAGAGGCCCATCACCAGCCAGTGAAACAGCCCGGTCTCGACGGCGAGGTGTGGGAACGGCGTCGCGACGGCCCGGGTCGTGAAGTAGTAGCCGTGGAGCGGGTTCGTCAGTTTCACCAGGACGATCGCCAGGAAGACGGCGATGGCCGTGTGGCGGATCGTCACGTTCCGGTGCAGCGAGCGGCCGGTGAAGGCCGAGCAGAAGTAGAGCCACGGCCCGACGGTCGCGAAGCCGACGACCAGACCGAGCATGTAAAATGCGGTCTTCAGCGCCGGCGAGGGCGCGAGGAGGAAGCCGACGTGGGCGGCCGCCCAGGCGCCACTCAGGAGGAGGAGCCAGACGACGCCGCGTCGCGTGTCGGGGTCGTCGATACGCCGTGCGCGGCCGGCGCTCGCGATACAGGCGATCGCCGCCGCACCGAACACGAGGACGTAGCCCAGAAAGAGCCCGTCAACCGCCAATAGTGATCACCCGGGGTGGCAACCCGTACATCGAGGAGCGCACTAGTCGAGCCCGCTCTCGAGGTTCTCGAGCAGTTTTCCGACGAACAGGCCCATCCGCGGCGAGAGGGCATCTTCGACCCCCGCCGGTGGGTCGGCGGGGTGGGTGTGTAACATCTCGACGAACGATTCGCCGTGGGTCATCGCCTCCGTCATGTCGACGACGTCCACGATCATCCCCTCGTCCCCCGTGTCGAGGTCCTCGTAGTACTCTTTCTCCCACTCGGAGTACTCGATGGTCCAGGCGTGCCCGCCCACCGCGTCGACGATCCGGTCGAGCGCGCCGACCTCCAGCAGTCCCTCGTCGGTCTCGACGTAGACGGTGTCGTCCTCCACGGTGGTTTCGTGGCGTCGCATGGTCTGTGCACCCGGTCACGCCCGGCACTGTTGGGGTGGTTACCCCCCATCAGGTAAATCGCTTCTCCCCGTTTCAGTCGTCGACTCGCGACCGTCCGTCCCCGCGCCCTCGTTCGACTAAATTGGTTTACCGTTCGTTTCAGCTATATTAATCGTCTCTGCCGACGTATCAACGGCATGCACCGATACCGTCAGTGCCGTGCGGAGTCCCACACCGTGAACGCCGCGACCGTCGGAGACCGACCGTGACGGCCGAGGAGTTCGAGCGACTCGACGGCGTGGGCTCGGTCAGGGCCCGCCAGCTCGCGGAGGCGGGGTTCGAATCGCTCGCGCAGCTGGTGCGGGCGGATCTCGGCGACCTGACGGCCATCGACGGCATCGGCGACGCGACGGCGACGGACATCGTCGCCTCGGCGACGGCCCTGCTCGACGAGAGCGACCCGGCGATCCGGCCCACCACGTCACTCCTGAAGACCCATCGCGACGCGGTCTTCGACGTTTACACGCCCGTCCTGGCGGAGCCGTACCGAATCGACGCGACGGTCGCTGATCGGCCCAGCCCTTCGGAAACCGATGCTACCCCCGAGCAGCGGGCCGAAACCGATCCGAGACCAGACCGTCCCGAACGGGCGACCGGTGGTGACGGGAGCGCCGCCGCGGCCGCGAGCCGGCTGCTCGCAGCCGAAGCCGACGCCGACGGCCGCATCGGACGCGAGCCGCTGCGGGCGAGCGACTTCGACGTCGACGTCCGCCTCGGCGTCGCCCCGGCTGACGCGTTCGAGAAACGGGGGACGACGGCGCTGGCCGCGGCGGGCTTCGCGTCGGAAGACGCCGAGCGCATCGTTCGGGCCGGCGCGGCGGTGGAACGATGGCTCGCCGACGACGCGGATCGC
Above is a genomic segment from Halorientalis sp. LT38 containing:
- a CDS encoding helix-hairpin-helix domain-containing protein: MTAEEFERLDGVGSVRARQLAEAGFESLAQLVRADLGDLTAIDGIGDATATDIVASATALLDESDPAIRPTTSLLKTHRDAVFDVYTPVLAEPYRIDATVADRPSPSETDATPEQRAETDPRPDRPERATGGDGSAAAAASRLLAAEADADGRIGREPLRASDFDVDVRLGVAPADAFEKRGTTALAAAGFASEDAERIVRAGAAVERWLADDADRGRRLLTDRAGAVEAALAREDASVEPASVLDAVDPEPARTGLSSVGLRSLTVRPAKGVR
- a CDS encoding DNA polymerase Y family protein, whose amino-acid sequence is MDGRLPGVARDRREQVICHVDMDCFYAACERLREPALEGEPLVVGMGYESGDTHGAVATASYEAREFGVESAMAISQALELLPRRADADPDDEDIPDPEESGFYRTVDLEYYESVASEVKDVLHDTADTVREVSVDEAYLDVTDTVDWDEAEQFGDDLKSRIESEVGVAASVGVAPAMSAAKIASDHDKPDGLVVVEPGEVRSFLAPLPVEEVHNVGPVTARELRSMGVETAGDLAEADVDRLADRFGERGREIWSYARGEDERPVEPVGKPKSLSRESAFTDATADPERKRDRVRALAGDVAERARGKDALYQTIGIKVVTPPFDVHTRAESLPGPVQDGALVEDVALDLLEEFRGDEVRKVGVRVSNLDFSDSEQTSLTGFEGADTGSSADQSNHSLGEFAGSEADGDDGPSAGQTSLGEFE
- a CDS encoding ATP-binding protein, coding for MAVDGLFLGYVLVFGAAAIACIASAGRARRIDDPDTRRGVVWLLLLSGAWAAAHVGFLLAPSPALKTAFYMLGLVVGFATVGPWLYFCSAFTGRSLHRNVTIRHTAIAVFLAIVLVKLTNPLHGYYFTTRAVATPFPHLAVETGLFHWLVMGLSYALALVGYFMLLELFMQISYDTKPFVALLGVTGLPIVLDVLGYESTYLVDITYEPLGVAIFAVGFSYVYLDHFRLIQLAAGHDEPVVLLNEDDRIRDYNESAAQLFPVLRLPETTGEPLAAVLPVVDDSLADGTEIVEMERDGNTRYFRLTENPFGVDQGQLGRLITLTDVTHREQYRRELERQNERLDQFANMVSHDLRNPLNVATSRLELARAAGDNEHLTAIAGAHGRMEALIDDLLTLARQGQPIDETERVELRSLVEACWDLVETGDAELVVDGDLVLQADSDRLQQLLENLFRNAIEHGGDDLTIRVGPLDDAAGFYVEDDGRGIPEDVREHVFESGFTTNESGTGFGLAIVQEIADAHDWSIAVTESEAGVPASEASGGSEDDQKSSSGGARFEVSGVQIER
- a CDS encoding FAD-binding oxidoreductase yields the protein MSDRDLSFWGWGYAEKFPDEDERRELKDRLETMLGFPERELRDPPALDEVSIPDSTVSVPEDLAGVCSTAIEDRIRHAYGSGYRDIVRGFRGEFESAPDVVAEPETEDEVRALLDWATENRVAVVPYGGGTSVVAGVECDPDGDDAGYAGVCSLDLRAMDRVLEVDEHSRTARIQAGATGPQINDQLREHGLQLRHYPQSYEFSTLGGWIATRAGGHFATVYTHIDDFVESVRMLTPSGEFESRRLPASGAGPDPNRLVLGSEGTLGAITESWVRVQPRPSHRAKASVRFADFDAAVDATREIVQARLYPANCRLLDSREAMMNEVAMDGSHVLVLGFESVDHPVDDELDRAIEIAEARGGTVSSGPRYEGPHRDDAEAGGSDGGDEDDENDDAGEWRSAFFEAPYKFNALVSMGVIVDTFESAVTWDQFDRLHAEITEQVTATMQEECGAGFLSCRFTHVYPDGPAPYYTLLAPADVGRELEQWREIKATASDVIEEYGGTITHHHAVGRTHREWYEAESPDEFRDALRAAKERLDPEGIMNPGALLESE